The Pseudomonas sp. FP198 genomic interval CGGCGGTGCCAAACCATTGGGCCGAGCGCAGGGAGGGTTTCTTATCAGACATGATCGATTCTCTTATTGTATGACTATATTGTTCGAGCTGAAGCGTAACATAAGCGCAATTTACGCCGTTTGGAAGTGTTGTTGGGTAAATAGTATTACTATATAGTCCGATTTAACGGAGGGATTGTCCTGGCGGTCATTCGCGAGAGAAATCCCCCGAGGTTCTATAACAACAACAATCGGAGACCGGTCCCATGAGCCAGGAATTGCGGCTTATACGTCGCATCACACTCAAACTGATTCCCTTCCTGATCCTGCTTTACCTGATCGCGTACGTGGATCGCTCCGCCGTGGGCTTTGCCAAGCTGCACATGGGCGCGGACATCGGCATCGGCGACGCCGCCTACGGCCTCGGCGCGGGCCTGTTCTTCATCGGTTATTTCCTCCTGGAGATTCCCAGCAACCTGATGCTGGAACGCTTCGGTGCGCGGCGCTGGTTTGCCCGGATCATGATTACCTGGGGCGCGATCACCATCGGCATGGCTTTTGTGCAAGGGCCCTATAGTTTCTACGTGATGCGCTTTCTGCTGGGCGCGGCCGAAGCGGGGTTCTTTCCGGGCGTGCTGTATTACATCACCCAGTGGTTCCCGGTGCGTCATCGCGGCAAGATCCTCGGGCTGTTCATCCTTTCCCAACCCATTGCGATGATGATCACCGGCCCCGTTTCCGGTGGCTTGCTGGGGATGGACGGCATCCTCGGCCTGCACGGCTGGCAGTGGTTGTTCATCGTCATCGGCCTGCCGGCGGTGCTGTTGACCTGGCCGGTGCTGCGTTATCTGCCGGATGGCCCGCAACAGGTCAAATGGATGGACCAGGCCGAGAAGGACTGGTTGACCGGTGAGCTGAAAAAGGACCTGGAAGAATACGGCCAGACCCGTCATGGCAACCCGCTGCATGCGCTCAAGGACAAGCGCGTCCTGCTGCTGGCGCTGTTCTACTTGCCGGTGACCCTGAGCATCTACGGCCTGGGGCTGTGGCTGCCGACGTTGATCAAGCAGTTCGGTGGCAGTGACCTGGTGACCGGCTTTGTCTCTTCCGTGCCTTATATCTTCGGCATCATCGGCCTGCTGATCATTCCTCGCAGCTCCGACCGCCTGAACGACCGTTACGGTCACCTGGCCGTGTTGTATGTATTGGGCGCCATCGGTCTGTTCCTCAGCGCCTGGTTGACTGTGCCGGTGCTGCAACTGGCGGCGTTGTGCCTGGTGGCGTTTGCGCTGTTTTCCTGCACGGCAGTGTTCTGGACCTTGCCGGGGCGGTTCTTCGCCGGTGCCAGCGCGGCGGCGGGCATTGCCTTGATCAACTCGGTAGGCAACCTGGGCGGCTACATCGGCCCGTTCGTGATCGGCGCCTTGAAGGAATACACCGGCAACCTGGCGTCCGGGCTGTACTTCCTGTCGTGCGTGATGGTGTTCGGCCTGGTGTTGACCGGCGTGGTCTATCGCTTGCTCGAACGCAAGCACGTGTTACCGGCTGACCAGTTCGCGGCAAGCGCCCGCGGGGCGACGCGTAGCTGATTGATTGCAGCTTTTGTGGCGAGGGAGCTTGCTCCCGCTCGACTGCGTAGCAGTCGCAATATGGGCGATGTGTTTTGCCTGAATGAACACGGCGCCTGGAAGTAGGGGGGCTTTGCCCCCAGCGGGAGCAAGCTCCCTCGCCACAAAAAGCCTGCAAAGCGAGTCGGCGTTCATATTCAAGTTTTGTTTACAGGGAGAAACCCATGCGTTTAGTTCAGTTCGAATTGAGTAACGGCGAACGCCGCGTCGGTGTGGTTGACGGCGAGCAGGTGCGCGAAGTGCAGGGCGCCACGACGGTGCGCGACCTGGCGCTGGCCGCCATCGAGGCGGGCGTCAAGCTTGAGCAACAGGTCGACGGCCTGGGCCTGGGAGCGAGCCATGACTATGCGCGACTGCTGAGCGAATTGCGCATCCTGCCGCCGCTGGATCACCCGGACCCGGCGCACCTGCTGGTCAGCGGTACCGGCCTGACTCACCTGGGCAGCGCCTCGGCCCGGGACAAGATGCACCAGCAGGCTGGCGACGAGAGCGCCATGACCGACACCATGCGCATCTTCAAATGGGGCGTTGAGGGCGGCAAACCCGCCGCCGGGCAGGCTGGCGTTCAGCCGGAATGGTTCTACAAGGGCGACGGCAGCATCGTCGTCCGTCCCGGCCATCCGTTCCCGCTGCCGCCCTTTGCCGAAGACGCGGGCGAGGAGCCGGAAATCAGCGGCCTGTATGTCATCGGTCACGACGGCAAGCCCTATCGGCTTGGCTTTGCGGTGGGCAACGAATTTTCCGATCACGTCATGGAACGCAAGAATTATCTGTACCTGGCCCACTCGAAACTGCGCAGTTGCAGCTTCGGCCCGGAACTTCGCGTCGGTGAACTGCCTCAACATCTGTCCGGGACCAGTCGTATCCTGCGCAACGGCGAAGTGCTGTGGCAGAACGAATTTCTCAGCGGCGAGGCGAACATGTGCCACAGCCTCGAGAACCTCGAGTTCCACCATTTCAAGTACAGTCAGTTCCTGCGCCCCGGGGACGTGCACGTTCATTTCTTCGGCACCGCGACGCTGTCGTTCGCCGACGGCATCCGCACCCAGCCGGGGGACGTGTTCGAAATCAGCCAGGCCGAATTCGGCGCCCCGCTGATCAACGGCATTGCTCCGGTAGACGCGGTGTTCAACCCAGGTACTATCGGCACACTTTAAAAGGAGACTTGCGATGAACCAGATCCTTGGCCACAACTACATCGGCGGCGCCCGCAGCGCGGCCGGCCAGACTCGCCTGCAAAGTTTCGACGCCAGCACCGGCGAGGCCTTGCCGCATGATTTTGTCCAGGCCACGGCGGAAGAAGTCGACGCCGCCGCCAAGGCCGCCGCGGCGGCTTATCCAACCTATCGCAGCCTGAGCGCGGCGCGCCGGGCCGAATTTCTCGATGCCATCGCCGATGAGCTGGACGCCTTGGGTGATGAGTTCGTCGCCGTGGTCTGCCGCGAAACCGCGTTGCCGGCCGCACGGATCCAGGGCGAGCGCGGCCGCACCAGCGGGCAGATGCGCCTGTTCGCCAAGGTCTTGCGCCGTGGCGACTTCTACGGCGCGCGCATCGACCGGGCCTTGCCGGAGCGTACGCCGCTGCCGCGTCCGGACCTGCGCCAGTACCGCATCGGCCTCGGCCCGGTGGCCGTGTTTGGCGCCAGCAACTTCCCGTTGGCATTCTCCACCGCTGGCGGCGACACCGCTGCCGCGCTGGCCGCTGGTTGCCCGGTGGTATTCAAGGCCCACAGTGGCCACATGGCCACCGCCGAGCATGTAGCCGATGCGATCATTCGCGCAGCTGAAAAAACTTCGATGCCGGCCGGCGTGTTCAACATGATCTACGGCGGTGGCGTCGGCGAATGGCTGGTCAAGCATCCGGCGATCCAGGCCGTCGGCTTCACCGGTTCCCTGAAAGGCGGGCGTGCCCTGTGCGACATGGCGGCCGCGCGGCCCCAGCCGATCCCGGTCTTCGCCGAGATGTCGAGCATCAACCCGGTGATCGTCCTCCCGCAGGCGTTGCAAGCGCGCGCCGACAGCGTTGCTCGCGACCTGACCGCCTCGGTGGTGCAAGGCTGCGGCCAGTTCTGCACCAACCCTGGCCTGGTGATCGGTCTCCGCTCACCCGAGTTCACTGCTTTCACCCAACAAGTGGCTGCGCTGATCGGCGACCAGGCACCGCAAACCATGCTCAACGCCGGCACGCTGCAAAGTTACGGCAAAGGCCTGCAAAAATTGCTGGCCCACCCAGGCATCGAACACCTGGCCGGTCGCGAGCAGCAAGGCAACCAGGCGCAACCGCAATTGTTCAAAGCTGACGCCAGCCTGTTGATCAACGGTGACGAGGCGTTGCAGGAAGAGGTCTTCGGCCCGACCACGGTGTTTGTCGAAGTGGCGGACCAGGCGCAATTGAGCGCTGCGCTGCATGGCCTGCACGGCCAGCTCACCGCTACGATCATTGGCGAGCCGGCGGATTTCGAACGGTTCGGCGAACTGACGCCGTTGCTGGAACAGAAGGTCGGCCGCATCTTGCTCAACGGTTATCCAACCGGCGTCGAGGTCTGCGATTCGATGGTCCATGGCGGGCCTTACCCGGCGACGTCCGATGCGCGTGGCACTTCGGTCGGCACCCTGGCGATCGACCGGTTCCTGCGTCCGGTGTGCTTCCAGAACTACCCCGACAACCTGTTGCCGGAGCCGTTGAAGAACGCCAACCCGCTGGGGATCCTGCGATTGGTGGATGGCGTGCCGGGGCGTGAGGCGCTCTGAGGATTGCGGTGAGGTCGTTATATTCAAGTTGAATGTGCCGGCCTCTTCGCGAGCAGGCTCGCTCCCACACAGGATTCACATTCACCAAAAATCCCCTGTGGGAGCGAGCCTGCTCGCGAAACCGATAGGTCGGCCAGCACCGCTTTCGAACCTTATGGCCCAAGCCCCACTCTGACATTGGGTTATCATGCCGCCTTTCCAATGACTGACTGATCGCCATGACTGCCCCGACCGACACTCTGCTGCACGCCCTCGAACACTGCGACATGCTGATCATCGACGGGCTGCACGCTTTCGATTTTTCCCTCGACGAGCAGGACCAACTGCACGTCGAATGCATGAACGGCCGCACCCTCGAGCATTGGCGCTTCACGCCTGCACAGATGCAGGCCGCGACCTTCGACACAGCCTCGAAACATTGGGTCATCACCAGTGATTCGGGCGATCACCATCTGGAATGCGTGGAGGCGACCAGCGGCCACGACGACGAGGACTCCGAGCATGAAGATGCGTAGTTTCTGGCCATTGCTGATGGCCGGTAGCGTGGGCGCCATGGGCGTCCAGGCAGAAACCACCGAGCACTATCAATTGCTGGTGGGCTCCTACACGGCGGACCAGAGCCAGGGCATCTACCGCATGCAGTTCGACAGCCGGACCGGCCAGCTCGACGCCAAGCCACTGCAGGTGATCAAGACGGACAACCCGTCCTGGTTGACCCTTTCCAAGGACCTGAGCCGGCTGTTTGTGGTCAATGAAAACGGCCCGGGCCAGAAAGACCCGGTGGGCAAGGTCAGCAGCTACGCCGTTGACCCCAAGACCCATGAACTGAGCCTGATCAATCAGGTGCAGTCTCTGGGCAACGAGCCGACTCATTCCAGCCTGAGCCATGACGGCCAGCATCTGCTGGTGAGTAATTATTCCGTTCTGGAAAACCCGGGCGGTACCTTGGTCGTGCTGCCGGTGGGAGCAGACGGCAAGCTCGCGCCGGTGGTGCAATCGGGCAGCCATCAGCCGAGTCGGGTCAACCCTGAGCGGCAGAAATCGGGGCATGTGCATTCGGCGGTGCCTTCGCCGGATGGCAAGTATGTGTTTGCCAACGACCTGGGGGCGGACAAGGTGTTCGTCTATCGCTACGACCCGAAAGCCAACCCCGAGCTGCCGCTGACGCCTGCCGATCCGGCATTCGTGCAGTTGCCGCCGGGCAGCGGGCCGCGTCACCTGCTGTTCAGCAGCGATGGCAAGCACGCCTGGCTGACCATGGAGATGACCGCCCAGGTTGCGGTGTTCGATTACCAGGATGGTCGCCTTACCCAGCGTCAACTGGTCGACCTGGCCGCCGGCAAGCCCCAGCCGGGTAAAGCGGCGGCAGCGCTGCATGCGTCCAGGGACGGCAAGTTCCTGTACGTCAGTAATCGGGGCACCACCAACGAACTGCTGGTGTTCGCCATCGACCCGGCGGCTGGCACGCTGAAGGAGCTCCAGCGACGTTCAGTCGAGGGCGACCACCCTCGGGAATTCAGCCTCGACCCGACTGAAAAATTTGTCCTGGTGGCCAACCAGAAGAGCAACCAGATTCTCGTCATCGAGCGTGATCCGAATACCGGCCTGCTGGGTAAAACCGTGCAGAAGCTGGCGATGGATGCGCCGAGCGACTTGAAATTCATGGTTCGTCAGTAAGCTGTAGGCCCCGATTCACGGGGCCTTCGCCGTTGTATCAACGAGACTGATAGTCGCTAGTATTACAAAGCATTTCAAGACGAGGCGCCTCGGCGCGTAAGTTTGCTTCACGGCCCCACCGGGCAAACCAGCAAACTGAATCCGAGGACTACCGCCATGAATCTGAATCTCTTCTCCGTTATTGCCGCTTCCGCTATCTCTGCCACCGTGGCATTGCCAGCCAGTGCCAGCATCGAAATCAGCGACAAGAAAAACCGCACCCAGAGCTACACCGAGAAATACCTGCAACAGAGCGCCAACTTCTACGCCGCACTGGATCACAAGACTCAACACTGAACCACGCTGACCCCTGAAGCCTGCGATCTTTTCATTTCCTGCTGGATGCCAGCGGAGAGAAAAGATCGCAGGCTTCGTGCGTGGGCCGAAAATCCCGTTGTGATATCACATGGCCATGTGTTTAAATTTGACGCTAGTTAATTGACTCCTTACCAATAAGGATCGACACCATGGCGATGCGTCTGGCAGTGATGCTGCTGTTTCTCTACTCCACTCCAATTGTCTCGGCGGCCCAGCCCATTCCCGGCGAGCTGGAAGTGGCTCGCGAGCGATTGTTGAGCTTGGTCAACGACTGATTTCAGGGCTTCATCAATCAATAAACCTGATGGTGACTATGCATATTCGTCGCTATTCATAACGGTTTATTTGATTGATTCTGTGGGCATCGAAACATGCCCACGGAGAACCCCATGGCCCGCGCAATCCTTTCTTCCGCCAGACACGGCGCCTATATCGCCATCGGCCTTTACGTGGCATTGGTGCTGGTCGTCAGCCTCGGCGCCCAATACCAAGGCTTCGTCGATTCATCGCTGCATGCGTCGGTTTCCACTGCCGTTGAACGAGGCGCAGGCAAAGGGGCGGTCGGCGCATGAGCAGATGCAGGTTCTGGGTGATTGCCTTCCTGGCGTTTATCACCAATGGGTTTTCGTTGCTTGGGTTGGGGCAGGCGTCGGCGGGTTCTTTGGCGCGGACGATCGAGTGCAACCACAACATCGCCCATAACATCCTCACCGCCAGGGCATTGGGGGTATTGGTGGGTAATCCGCCGTCGGCGCCGAGGGTGGCTGAGTTTGGGCCGTTTCAGGTTGATTGCGCGGTGGTGCGCATGTGCAGCGTCGCCGCTTG includes:
- a CDS encoding MFS transporter, with product MSQELRLIRRITLKLIPFLILLYLIAYVDRSAVGFAKLHMGADIGIGDAAYGLGAGLFFIGYFLLEIPSNLMLERFGARRWFARIMITWGAITIGMAFVQGPYSFYVMRFLLGAAEAGFFPGVLYYITQWFPVRHRGKILGLFILSQPIAMMITGPVSGGLLGMDGILGLHGWQWLFIVIGLPAVLLTWPVLRYLPDGPQQVKWMDQAEKDWLTGELKKDLEEYGQTRHGNPLHALKDKRVLLLALFYLPVTLSIYGLGLWLPTLIKQFGGSDLVTGFVSSVPYIFGIIGLLIIPRSSDRLNDRYGHLAVLYVLGAIGLFLSAWLTVPVLQLAALCLVAFALFSCTAVFWTLPGRFFAGASAAAGIALINSVGNLGGYIGPFVIGALKEYTGNLASGLYFLSCVMVFGLVLTGVVYRLLERKHVLPADQFAASARGATRS
- the araD1 gene encoding AraD1 family protein translates to MRLVQFELSNGERRVGVVDGEQVREVQGATTVRDLALAAIEAGVKLEQQVDGLGLGASHDYARLLSELRILPPLDHPDPAHLLVSGTGLTHLGSASARDKMHQQAGDESAMTDTMRIFKWGVEGGKPAAGQAGVQPEWFYKGDGSIVVRPGHPFPLPPFAEDAGEEPEISGLYVIGHDGKPYRLGFAVGNEFSDHVMERKNYLYLAHSKLRSCSFGPELRVGELPQHLSGTSRILRNGEVLWQNEFLSGEANMCHSLENLEFHHFKYSQFLRPGDVHVHFFGTATLSFADGIRTQPGDVFEISQAEFGAPLINGIAPVDAVFNPGTIGTL
- a CDS encoding aldehyde dehydrogenase (NADP(+)) yields the protein MNQILGHNYIGGARSAAGQTRLQSFDASTGEALPHDFVQATAEEVDAAAKAAAAAYPTYRSLSAARRAEFLDAIADELDALGDEFVAVVCRETALPAARIQGERGRTSGQMRLFAKVLRRGDFYGARIDRALPERTPLPRPDLRQYRIGLGPVAVFGASNFPLAFSTAGGDTAAALAAGCPVVFKAHSGHMATAEHVADAIIRAAEKTSMPAGVFNMIYGGGVGEWLVKHPAIQAVGFTGSLKGGRALCDMAAARPQPIPVFAEMSSINPVIVLPQALQARADSVARDLTASVVQGCGQFCTNPGLVIGLRSPEFTAFTQQVAALIGDQAPQTMLNAGTLQSYGKGLQKLLAHPGIEHLAGREQQGNQAQPQLFKADASLLINGDEALQEEVFGPTTVFVEVADQAQLSAALHGLHGQLTATIIGEPADFERFGELTPLLEQKVGRILLNGYPTGVEVCDSMVHGGPYPATSDARGTSVGTLAIDRFLRPVCFQNYPDNLLPEPLKNANPLGILRLVDGVPGREAL
- a CDS encoding DUF5629 family protein; the encoded protein is MTAPTDTLLHALEHCDMLIIDGLHAFDFSLDEQDQLHVECMNGRTLEHWRFTPAQMQAATFDTASKHWVITSDSGDHHLECVEATSGHDDEDSEHEDA
- a CDS encoding lactonase family protein — protein: MKMRSFWPLLMAGSVGAMGVQAETTEHYQLLVGSYTADQSQGIYRMQFDSRTGQLDAKPLQVIKTDNPSWLTLSKDLSRLFVVNENGPGQKDPVGKVSSYAVDPKTHELSLINQVQSLGNEPTHSSLSHDGQHLLVSNYSVLENPGGTLVVLPVGADGKLAPVVQSGSHQPSRVNPERQKSGHVHSAVPSPDGKYVFANDLGADKVFVYRYDPKANPELPLTPADPAFVQLPPGSGPRHLLFSSDGKHAWLTMEMTAQVAVFDYQDGRLTQRQLVDLAAGKPQPGKAAAALHASRDGKFLYVSNRGTTNELLVFAIDPAAGTLKELQRRSVEGDHPREFSLDPTEKFVLVANQKSNQILVIERDPNTGLLGKTVQKLAMDAPSDLKFMVRQ